In Osmia bicornis bicornis chromosome 10, iOsmBic2.1, whole genome shotgun sequence, one genomic interval encodes:
- the LOC114876255 gene encoding uncharacterized protein LOC114876255 — translation MGYNKFIASLIRSKSTKALLKRRYNVSGIFYTSKCRASTSGRNDKNDELDELDKPLKFSTSEAARWPAAWSTTDHSDVPPYQPTVIAISLFIFYIYFTQLREENDIDLKMVENIPIEIQEQIYGKKEKK, via the exons aTGGGATACAATAAATTCATTGCATCTTTAATACGAAGTAAAAGTACAAAAGCATTGTTAAAAAGAAg atataatgtttcTGGAATATTTTACACCTCAAAATGTAGAGCCAGTACATCAGgtagaaatgataaaaatgatgaattgGATGAGCTTGATAAGCCCCTTAAGTTTTCCACATCTGAAGCAGCAAGATGGCCTGCTGCATGGTCAACTACCGACCATTCAGATGTACCACCGTATCAACCAACAGTTATAGCAATAagtttgttcattttttacaTCTATTTCACTCAACTTAGAGAGGAAAATGATATTGACCTGAAAATGGTGGAAAACATACCTATAGAAATTCAGGAGCAAATATatggaaagaaagagaaaaaataa
- the LOC114876256 gene encoding thioredoxin domain-containing protein 11 translates to MLKKEEFEASTPRNGDNSHTIASNSGSNDVAKGSHQKSAVEEKLASKMFSYARENICFFLAIIFTALAVLHNSPPKVSKPPLAKPFFNQSSVVLDFYKGHLEAMIERVTEADFSFVMYYAPWDAESQAVRQEFEEAARYYHTQIFFAAINCWHPNSECRTQYNKIQSYPVFMLYPSRDSGIQYRGIRTWPYMARFLNAVMNPVIRITHKEQLVELLVNYDAVVVGYFNFTRIDKTPGYKEFYKAAIRALERDPNRELVFAIVTNALSSERDYNVYKFPSANLLMWNESLSYPEDSEWTSENILNWIISSTHQPALWLQPPGVKALTFAPYLKEGPVLILFTPRNPLHSENYYYNLMKEVGLEYYNCGDNVLAKDIIENLRLKQRTAIVRHSEKNKLCTKLLKENKDQLNKTTVSISIQRWINESCCANIVINKCSFCKKNILNNAEKDVSVCKLGSDKLDHVCKGTDIFKISSMGSLQEKYEICCNKGYEAVKYEKGFQSKSQKYKTFTSNEDDVQSSNNVKQAYLKSDCKKWIAGNKYHPPAFPRDSFDHPNINLTESVCKINKTLALIAIDSLYYFYFAESLGMNILRKKDKTAVVIVDAAHESQYVMHDDFNRYNLIQFINNYTQGFLQRTLRSNNSRRFLQKFETKINCETKNTRSICITELTTETFLNTVLDLSKDVVVMYYSPYCAFCSAIFYVYLTVAHYLREMDHLLFVRVDGDNNDLPWEYNMNRFPSILFFPAKRKEDSTVYPFSLPITISNLVNFVLANLDEDSHVEALVNICHSGAGEIPDVCIARTRWLCLDIVQQLLRDYRKLIRHSSLIGRRSAKNKRKVILLKLAHIKEIHLILGSTNDLKKDQHKVKLIRKKYKKYYKNIRSIEIDSKINIGESTINPLQQNITEKKAIKSEL, encoded by the exons ATGTTGAAGAAGGAAGAATTCGAAGCAAGCACACCGAGAAATGGTGATAACTCGCACACGATTGCATCAAATTCAGGAAGTAACGACGTGGCCAAGGGGTCGCATCAGAAGTCTGCGGTAGAAGAGAAATTGGCCAGCAAAATGTTTTCATATGCCAGAGAAAATATTTGCTTTTTCCTTGCGATTATTTTTACCGCCCTGGCTGTACTACATAATTC ACCTCCTAAAGTGTCAAAGCCTCCATTAGCTAAACCATTCTTTAACCAGAGTTCTGTGGTCTTGGATTTTTATAAGGGACACTTAGAAGCTATGATAGAAAGAGTTACAGAGGCTGATTTTAGTTTTGTTATGTATTATGCTCCATGGGATGCAGAAAGTCAAGCAGTACGTCAAGAATTTGAAGAAGCTGCTAGATATTATCATACACAG ATATTTTTTGCTGCCATCAATTGCTGGCACCCAAATTCAGAATGTAGGACTCAGTACAACAAAATCCAAAGTTACCCGGTATTCATGCTTTACCCTTCAAGAGATTCTGGTATACAGTACAGAGGTATACGTACATGGCCATATATGGCAAGGTTTCTTAATGCAGTGATGAATCCAGTCATTAGGATAACTCATAAAGAACAATTGGTAGAATTGCTTGTAAATTATGAT gCTGTGGTGGTAGGTTACTTTAATTTCACTAGAATAGATAAAACTCCTGGTtataaagaattttataaGGCTGCTATAAGAGCCTTAGAAAGAGATCCTAATAGGGAATTGGTTTTTGCTATTGTCACCAATGCATTATCTAGCGAAAGAGATTATAATGTTTATAAATTTCCGTCTGCAAATTTACTCATGTGGAACGAATCTCTA AGCTATCCAGAAGACTCTGAGTGGACTTCCGAAAACATATTAAATTGGATTATCAGCTCTACTCATCAACCAGCTCTTTGGCTACAACCTCCTGGAGTTAAAGCACTGACATTCGCGCCATATTTGAAGGAAGGGCCTGTACTTATCCTCTTCACGCCTCGTAATCCTTTACACTCTGAAAATTACTATTACAATCTG ATGAAAGAAGTCGGGTTGGAATATTATAATTGTGGAGATAATGTCTTAGCCAAGgatataattgaaaatctCCGTCTCAAACAGCGTACTGCTATCGTTAGGCATtcggaaaaaaataaattatgtacaaaattattaaaagaaaacaaagatCAGTTGAATAAAACGACGGTGAGCATTTCTATTCAACGATGGATCAACGAAAGCTGTTGTGCTaacattgtaataaataaatgttcattttgtaaaaaaaatatattaaacaatGCCGAAAAGGATGTGTCTGTTTGTAAACTTGGTTCTGACAAACTTGATCACGTGTGTAAAGGTacagatatttttaaaatttcctcTATGGGAAGTCTacaagaaaaatatgaaatttgttgcAATAAGGGTTACGAAGcagtaaaatatgaaaaaggATTCCAATCTAAAAG cCAAAAGTACAAAACGTTCACTTCGAATGAAGATGACGTACAATCCTCGAATAACGTAAAACAGGCGTACTTAAAATCAGACTGTAAAAAGTGGATAGCAGGAAATAAGTATCACCCACCTGCATTTCCACGAGATTCTTTCGACCATccaaatataaatttaacagAGTCAGTTTGTAAGATTAATAAAACACTGGCACTAATAGCGATCGATAGCTTGTACTATTTCTACTTCGCTGAGAGCCTCGGAATGAATATTTTAAGGAAAAAAGATAAGACTGCTGTTGTAATAGTAGACGCTGCT CACGAGAGTCAATATGTCATGCACGACGACTTTAATCGATATAATCTTATacagtttataaataattatactcAAGGTTTTTTACAACGGACGCTACGTTCTAATAACTCGAGGCGGTTTTTGCAAAAGTTTGAAACCAAAATTAATTgtgaaacaaaaaatacacgAAGTATATGTATAACAGAGTTAACGACcgaaacttttttaaatactgtTTTAGATCTATCAAAG gATGTGGTTGTGATGTACTATTCTCCTTATTGTGCATTTTGTAGCGCgatattttatgtatacttaacAGTAGCTCATTACTTGCGCGAAATGGATCATCTTTTATTCGTTAGAGTTGATGGTGATAACAACGATTTACCATGGGAATATAATATGAATCGATTCCCAtccattctttttttccctgCCAAAAG AAAAGAGGATAGCACGGTGTATCCGTTTTCTCTACCAATCACGATATCCAATCTCGTTAATTTTGTCTTAGCGAATTTGGATGAAGATTCGCACGTCGAAGCGCTTGTAAATATTTGTCATTCTGGAGCTGGTGAGATTCCAGATGTATGCATTGCACGAACTCGTTGGCTGTGTCTAGATATCGTTCAACAATTGCTTCGagattatagaaaattaataaggCACAGTAGTTTAATAGGAAGAAGAAGTGCTAAGAATAAAAGGAAAgtcatattattaaaattagcaCATATTAAggagatacatttaatactaggCTCTACCAATGATCTTAAAAAGGATCAACATAAAGTGAAACTTATTAGAAAAAAGTAtaagaaatattacaaaaatattagaTCAATTGAAATAgatagtaaaataaatatcggTGAGAGCACGATAAATCCTCTTCAACAAAATATTACTGAGAAAAAAGCAATTAAAAGCGAATtgtga
- the LOC114876254 gene encoding uncharacterized protein C7orf50 homolog has protein sequence MFLLTYINNNKNIISSENLILHLYVRKIMMSTDNTSKFEVKPLKKQKRMKEKHNSKDLTKEISNNTDASENISNKIKVNKKLKETKKKLNNSNNFNDNHEEIVKCKEEKSNIKKVKKKMNRNEPDDEAIPPKKRSNITSNNLEETEDAEETNETDSKAPKQPSKRQMKKEKAQIKDNEKRIASKMEAMKKGLNYVLKWKHARSQWKFEKLKQIWLMDNLLDETSIPDDVFPIVLEYFEGCKGMAREQLLKQGMDIIRKIEENGENKDEIESVAYQRARKLLQALPTET, from the exons atgtttttattaacATATATTAACAACAATAAGAACATTATTTCAAGTGAAAATTTGATATTGCATTTGTATGTACGTAAAATAATGATGAGCACCGATAATACATCAAAATTTGAGGTTAAGCCTTTAAAAAAGCAAAAgcgaatgaaagaaaaacataATTCAAAAG ACCTTACAAAGGAAATAAGTAACAACACTGATGCATCAGAaaatattagtaataaaataaaagttaataaaaaactaaaagagacaaagaagaaattaaataacagtAATAACTTCAATGATAATCATGAAGAAATTGTTAAATGTAAGGAAGAAAAAAGCAATATTAAAaaggtaaaaaagaaaatgaatagaAATGAACCAGATGATGAAGCAATACCACCAAAGAAAAGATCAAA TATCACATCCAACAATTTAGAAGAAACAGAAGATGCAGAGGAAACTAATGAAACTGATTCAAAGGCTCCAAAGCAACCTTCCAAAAGGCaaatgaaaaaagagaaagctCAAATAAAAGATAATGAGAAAAGAATAGCTAGTAAAATGGAAGCAATGAAAAAAGGACTTAATTATGTGTTGAAG TGGAAACATGCGCGAAGTCAGTGGAAATTTGAGAAACTAAAACAGATTTGGCTTATGGATAATCTGTTGGATGAGACTTCAATCCCAGATGATGTATTTCCTATAGTGTTAGAGTACTTTGAAGGATGTAAAGGAATGGCAAGAGAACAGCTTCTAAAACAAGGTATGGATATCataagaaaaatagaagaaaatggAGAAAACAAAGATGAAATTGAATCTGTTGCTTATCAAAGGGCAAGAAAGCTTTTACAAGCTTTACCTACTGAGAcataa
- the LOC114876257 gene encoding phosphatidylinositol N-acetylglucosaminyltransferase subunit Q, with protein sequence MMKSLLIFLPNRLYKEKSGYMFGKVVYDDNTGIKKFYVIGICKLDNLETIKCANIIGYYSGTDHKRGYVDKKYLDWINICLHTNASQEDNIYDYGLKGIIVNNKKISTLHCHTVITVYDQLALQETELFAYRTASGDHFYELMKIIQSKQVEKEIQKKGKLTYIKETLLVYHMFLYFYPILLLSKIMNKLSPVLKYSFLGLHVNGWLENVKWMLITVIQNKRFTLKTGNYILAVVIDMLLGIFLLQLLLHYLEYTSPSQILLNNAEKVVTFLKDLIHWLMGVPAGLKLNHALNNMLGKFFLYHIHLWWTFLIFMKPVMDFAFKVLVLFGKLGITFQIAIAADLLALVSFHAYCIYVYAARLFNIQLKGIIALFRLFLGKKQNPLRERVDSCQYQSDQLFVGTLLFTILLFLMPTTWVYYTVFTMLRLVLIGFGGLLTRMKFYLQVMPVYTFFKWLFHSYNMCSVVNIKVHSHGTEGPLILIMTVVVASWHDTWNKCIPDTITRHPPIEWKKMINNIIHGELLYPL encoded by the exons ATGATGAAAAgcctattaatttttttaccaaACAGACTTTACAAAGAAAAGTCTGGCTACATGTTTGGCAAGGTTGTATACGATGATAATActggaataaaaaaattttatgtcATTGGTATATGTAAACTGGATAATTTAGAAACAATAAAATGTGCCAATATAATTGGATATTATTCTGGTACAGATCACAAACGTGGATAtgtagataaaaaatatttagattGGATTAATATATGTTTACATACCAATGCTTCTCAAGAAGACAATATTTACGATTATGGTTTAAAAGGCATTATTGTAAACAATAAAAAGATTTCAACTTTGCACTGTCATACAGTTATTACAGTGTACGATCAATTAGCCCTTCAGGAAACAGAATTGTTTGCTTACAGAACAGCATCTGGAGATCATTTTTATgagttaatgaaaattatacagAGTAAACaagttgaaaaagaaatacaaaagaaaggGAAACTTACGTATATAAAGGAAACATTGTTAGTCTATCACATGTTCTTATATTTCTATCCAATACTTCTTCTCAGTAAAATAATGAACAAATTATCAccagttttaaaatattcattccTTGGTTTACATGTTAATGGATGGCTGGAAAATGTTAAGTGGATGTTAATAACTGTAATACAAAACAAAAGGTTTACATTGAAAACTGGTAACTATATACTTGCAGTGGTAATAGATATGTTATtaggaatatttttattgcaattgtTATTGCACTACCTTGAATATACATCTCCATCTCAAATACTTTTGAATAATGCAGAG aaagtagtaacatttttaaaagatttaaTACACTGGCTAATGGGTGTGCCAGCTGGTTTGAAATTAAACCATGCTTTAAATAATATGCTgggaaaattctttttgtatCATATACATTTATGGtggacatttttaatatttatgaaacCTGTAATGGACTTTGCTTTTAAAGTATTGGTGTTATTTGGAAAGCTTGGCATCACATTTCAAATAGCAATAGCAGCTGATCTTTTAGCGCTTGTCAGTTTTCATGCTTATTGCATTTATGTATATGCAGCAAG gctttttaatattcaattaaaaggTATAATTGCCTTATTTCGACTATTTCTGGGCAAGAAACAGAATCCATTAAGAGAAAGAGTTGATTCCTGCCAATATCAGTCTGATCAACTGTTTGTAGGAACATTATTGTTTACCATTTTATTGTTCCTAATGCCAACAACATGGGTTTATTATACAGTGTTTACCATG CTTAGGTTGGTGTTAATTGGTTTTGGAGGTCTTTTGAccagaatgaaattttatcttCAAGTTATGCCTGTATATACGTTTTTTAAATGGTTATTCCACTCATACAATATGTGCA GTGTTGTAAATATTAAAGTACACTCACATGGTACAGAGGGACcactaatattaataatgacaGTGGTTGTGGCATCCTGGCATGATACATGGAATAAATGTATACCAGATACAATTACTCGTCATCCTCCTATTgaatggaaaaaaatgataaataatataatacatggtgaattactatatccactataa
- the LOC114876288 gene encoding thioredoxin, mitochondrial, with amino-acid sequence MLRLGARTVRTALGSRAFANAPATEQAISTTFKVQDPKDFNERVKNSKVPVIIDFFATWCNPCRMLTPRIESVVAEKQGKVLLAKVDIDENSDLALDYEVGSVPVLIAMKDGKVLDRIVGLQDVDKLKQFVDKYAE; translated from the exons ATGCTTCGACTCGGCGCTAGAACTGTCCGTACTGCTTTAGGAAGCAGAGCTTTCGCAAATGCACCGGCTACGGAACAAGCAATTTCAACCACCTTTAAAGTTCAAGATCCAAAAGATTTTAATGAACGTGTGAAAAACTCTAAAGTACCTGTGATCATTGACTTTTTCGCAAC ATGGTGCAATCCTTGCCGCATGCTTACACCACGTATAGAATCGGTAGTTGCAGAAAAACAAGGAAAAGTTTTATTGGCAAAAGTTGACATTGATGAGAACAGTGATCTTGCATTGGATTATGAG GTAGGGTCTGTTCCAGTATTGATTGCAATGAAAGATGGAAAGGTTTTAGATAGAATAGTTGGTCTTCAAGATGTAGATAAACTCAAACAATTTGTAGATAAGTATGCAGAATAA
- the LOC114876253 gene encoding zinc finger transcription factor Trps1 isoform X2 yields the protein MFDVPPKFYELCRLCLSSDGVKLSIFEEEGAQRNFADKILTCLSITVKDGDSLPPIICHRCVYKLDVLHNFREVSHKSDVILKQYLDYAKQLSSHDDQKSFSTAKVAGLSPLQSFLQLNKTLFNEEPNSPASINQNIIPQTQTHHLELRTNDMPEHDNIKCEPEDDTCSNSSDPDRLEIEDRDEQDTEGEENGYDMTINKRMKVETNYEESKPSTPDHSPVNRMDTPESNCSDTNIDQETTKLWQALANNRSLEITRTNGDKLNNGFTGEATNLLRSLINNRQIGITTVDSDRVSPQIRFYRDTQGTTIERTVPDCSVLGNRTNVPCIENKGTSVDSNPSSPASVGRKETKGRRKQSYPSKAPMSPDINYQHESNEEQAQDFTTWSSKMKGKVEDSKQFDQHPGSMAKKVDMSCTNCGTMTTTIWRRNMKGEIVCNACGLYYKLHGVNRPVTMRRDTIHTRRRRPKGEKPTRHRKKGDTILTPQSEQMDAESADMLAALRRQIQPHLMMAALTPPRIPGTHPPAPAAQLNYSLPLPSYMMHHVKSEGREQCHLSAEAEDTEEGDTENVSDVPLNLVATSLSEEAH from the exons ATGTTCGATGTACCGCCCAAGTTCTACGAGCTGTGTCGCCTTTGTTTATCGTCGGACGGTGTCAAATTGTCCATATTCGAAGAGGAGGGCGCCCAGCGGAACTTTGCTGATAAGATACTGACGTGCCTCTCGATTACG GTGAAAGATGGAGATTCTTTGCCACCAATCATTTGTCACCGATGTGTGTACAAGTTGGATGTGCTGCACAACTTCCGTGAAGTGTCACACAAATCTGATGTCATACTCAAACAGTACCTGGATTATGCCAAGCAATTATCATCGCACGATGATCAG AAGTCTTTCTCCACTGCCAAAGTAGCAGGCTTAAGCCCTCTACAGTCATTTCTCCAATTGAACAAAACATTGTTCAATGAGGAGCCTAACTCTCCGGCCAGCATTAATCAAAACATTATACCTCAGACGCAAACACATCATTTGGAGTTGCGCACCAATGACATGCCTGAACACGATAACATTAAGTGTGAACCTGAAGATGACACGTGTTCGAACAGTTCTGATCCAGACAGATTAGAAATAGAAGATCGTGATGAACAAGATACAGAGGGGGAAGAGAATGGTTACGATATGACCATTAACAAGAGAATGAAAGTGGAAACAAATTACGAGGAATCGAAACCAAGTACCCCCGATCACAGTCCGGTAAATAGAATGGATACACCAGAAAGCAATTGTTCAGATACAAATATTGATCAAGAAACAACAAAGTTGTGGCAAGCATTAGCAAA CAACAGGAGTTTAGAGATTACAAGGACAAATGGtgacaaattaaataatggATTTACTGGCGAGGCAACTAATCTGCTGCGTTCTTTAATCAACAACAGACAAATCGGTATTACTACTGTTGATTCTGACAGAGTATCACCACAAATTAGATTTTACAGGGACACTCAAGGGACAACAATCGAACGTACCGTACCTGATTGTTCTGTACTCGGAAATCGTACTAATGTCCCGTGTATAGAAAACAAG GGTACTTCGGTGGACAGTAATCCATCCAGCCCTGCCAGTGTTGGTCGTAAAGAAACTAAGGGTCGTAGAAAACAAAGTTATCCCAGTAAAGCTCCGATGAGCCCGGATATTAATTATCAACACGAATCTAACGAGGAACAAGCACAAGATTTCACAACGTGGTCAAGTAAAATGAAAGGAAAG GTAGAAGATTCAAAGCAATTCGATCAGCATCCAGGTAGCATGGCGAAAAAGGTAGATATGTCTTGCACAAATTGCGGTACCATGACTACAACAATTTGGAGAAGAAACATGAAGGGTGAAATCGTTTGTAACGCTTGCGGGCTCTATTACAAACTTCACGGAGTGAATCGTCCAGTTACCATGCGAAGGGATACGATACACACGCGTAGACGTAGACCCAAAGGCGAGAAACCAACGAGGCACAGAA AAAAAGGTGACACAATTTTAACACCGCAATCGGAACAAATGGACGCAGAAAGTGCAGATATGTTAGCGGCACTCCGACGACAAATCCAGCCCCATTTAATGATGGCAGCGTTAACGCCTCCTCGTATACCTGGGACCCATCCACCAGCACCAGCCGCTCAACTTAATTACTCTCTTCCTTTACCAAGTTACATGATGCAC CATGTAAAATCAGAAGGGCGAGAACAATGTCACTTATCCGCGGAAGCAGAAGACACAGAAGAAGGAGATACAGAGAACGTCTCGGACGTACCGTTGAACCTAGTTGCGACGTCGTTATCCGAAGAAGCACACTGA
- the LOC114876253 gene encoding transcription factor stalky isoform X1 has protein sequence MFDVPPKFYELCRLCLSSDGVKLSIFEEEGAQRNFADKILTCLSITVKDGDSLPPIICHRCVYKLDVLHNFREVSHKSDVILKQYLDYAKQLSSHDDQKKSFSTAKVAGLSPLQSFLQLNKTLFNEEPNSPASINQNIIPQTQTHHLELRTNDMPEHDNIKCEPEDDTCSNSSDPDRLEIEDRDEQDTEGEENGYDMTINKRMKVETNYEESKPSTPDHSPVNRMDTPESNCSDTNIDQETTKLWQALANNRSLEITRTNGDKLNNGFTGEATNLLRSLINNRQIGITTVDSDRVSPQIRFYRDTQGTTIERTVPDCSVLGNRTNVPCIENKGTSVDSNPSSPASVGRKETKGRRKQSYPSKAPMSPDINYQHESNEEQAQDFTTWSSKMKGKVEDSKQFDQHPGSMAKKVDMSCTNCGTMTTTIWRRNMKGEIVCNACGLYYKLHGVNRPVTMRRDTIHTRRRRPKGEKPTRHRKKGDTILTPQSEQMDAESADMLAALRRQIQPHLMMAALTPPRIPGTHPPAPAAQLNYSLPLPSYMMHHVKSEGREQCHLSAEAEDTEEGDTENVSDVPLNLVATSLSEEAH, from the exons ATGTTCGATGTACCGCCCAAGTTCTACGAGCTGTGTCGCCTTTGTTTATCGTCGGACGGTGTCAAATTGTCCATATTCGAAGAGGAGGGCGCCCAGCGGAACTTTGCTGATAAGATACTGACGTGCCTCTCGATTACG GTGAAAGATGGAGATTCTTTGCCACCAATCATTTGTCACCGATGTGTGTACAAGTTGGATGTGCTGCACAACTTCCGTGAAGTGTCACACAAATCTGATGTCATACTCAAACAGTACCTGGATTATGCCAAGCAATTATCATCGCACGATGATCAG AAGAAGTCTTTCTCCACTGCCAAAGTAGCAGGCTTAAGCCCTCTACAGTCATTTCTCCAATTGAACAAAACATTGTTCAATGAGGAGCCTAACTCTCCGGCCAGCATTAATCAAAACATTATACCTCAGACGCAAACACATCATTTGGAGTTGCGCACCAATGACATGCCTGAACACGATAACATTAAGTGTGAACCTGAAGATGACACGTGTTCGAACAGTTCTGATCCAGACAGATTAGAAATAGAAGATCGTGATGAACAAGATACAGAGGGGGAAGAGAATGGTTACGATATGACCATTAACAAGAGAATGAAAGTGGAAACAAATTACGAGGAATCGAAACCAAGTACCCCCGATCACAGTCCGGTAAATAGAATGGATACACCAGAAAGCAATTGTTCAGATACAAATATTGATCAAGAAACAACAAAGTTGTGGCAAGCATTAGCAAA CAACAGGAGTTTAGAGATTACAAGGACAAATGGtgacaaattaaataatggATTTACTGGCGAGGCAACTAATCTGCTGCGTTCTTTAATCAACAACAGACAAATCGGTATTACTACTGTTGATTCTGACAGAGTATCACCACAAATTAGATTTTACAGGGACACTCAAGGGACAACAATCGAACGTACCGTACCTGATTGTTCTGTACTCGGAAATCGTACTAATGTCCCGTGTATAGAAAACAAG GGTACTTCGGTGGACAGTAATCCATCCAGCCCTGCCAGTGTTGGTCGTAAAGAAACTAAGGGTCGTAGAAAACAAAGTTATCCCAGTAAAGCTCCGATGAGCCCGGATATTAATTATCAACACGAATCTAACGAGGAACAAGCACAAGATTTCACAACGTGGTCAAGTAAAATGAAAGGAAAG GTAGAAGATTCAAAGCAATTCGATCAGCATCCAGGTAGCATGGCGAAAAAGGTAGATATGTCTTGCACAAATTGCGGTACCATGACTACAACAATTTGGAGAAGAAACATGAAGGGTGAAATCGTTTGTAACGCTTGCGGGCTCTATTACAAACTTCACGGAGTGAATCGTCCAGTTACCATGCGAAGGGATACGATACACACGCGTAGACGTAGACCCAAAGGCGAGAAACCAACGAGGCACAGAA AAAAAGGTGACACAATTTTAACACCGCAATCGGAACAAATGGACGCAGAAAGTGCAGATATGTTAGCGGCACTCCGACGACAAATCCAGCCCCATTTAATGATGGCAGCGTTAACGCCTCCTCGTATACCTGGGACCCATCCACCAGCACCAGCCGCTCAACTTAATTACTCTCTTCCTTTACCAAGTTACATGATGCAC CATGTAAAATCAGAAGGGCGAGAACAATGTCACTTATCCGCGGAAGCAGAAGACACAGAAGAAGGAGATACAGAGAACGTCTCGGACGTACCGTTGAACCTAGTTGCGACGTCGTTATCCGAAGAAGCACACTGA